Below is a genomic region from Gasterosteus aculeatus chromosome 2, fGasAcu3.hap1.1, whole genome shotgun sequence.
CCTGGCTTATATTTCACTGAGTATGTTTGTGCTTTTACCTTATTACTATTTTCAATACAGGTATTTTACCTGTGTTATAAAAGTATTATTTTtgattatattgtatttatgaGGGCTTAAAGCAATTCATTATTTATCAAATGTCTTGATGTGAAAGaaatcataaaaataaataaataacattgatTTTCCCTCCAAAAAGATCCTTACTGTCACTCAACCCAGAGCCATAACAGCAATATTAATTAGATGTATTCATGGTTAATTTACTTTCCTTTTAGGTCGGACATGTACGACACACCGTCAACTTACAGAGACTCCTATAAGAAATCGACCCCCATGAAATCGCCAGAAGCACCAAAGTCGTCTCGCCTCATCCCACTCTGGGTTCAGTTTGTCTTCTTCCTGGCTGTGGTTCTCTTCCTCTACTTAATTTTTTCAAGCATGGAAGCAAATGAATCCCTCAAAGGAATagaatgatttttttaaaatgaaagcctGGTTTAAGGGGATATTATACATAATGGTGCATTTTGATTGGATGTATGTATTTTGGTTAATGCATTTAATTTAGACCTTGCTGACATTGGGCTTAATGCAATATTTGTATGCTTTATAGTGGCGGTTTACGTGCTTGCTTATGGTCATGGGTAAAATTGTCAAACAGCAACACTACTAGAAGAGATGAGGACACCAGGAGGACCAGCACATATCACAAAGAAATATAGAAAAgctttcttcctcttccctgGATGCTTTCAGTGGGATCTGGTGAGGTTTTTGATATCATCaatcagcagctcctccacagCCCCGTGCACCAACTGGTGATCTTGTGGTGCTAAATGTGGCAAGAAATTAATTTATTTCCAGATGTTATGGCAGTTTTACTATACATTCTATATCCACAGATCTTGATTGCAGCAATTTAAGATCAATGGATTATTATAAggttaaatatttagaaatagaGATGTTGTTGACTAAGGTTTTTTATATTAAGAGCATAAAGAACCCCGACTACAACcccattttattgttattaaaccTCAGACAATTAAATATACTCTTTCAGCCATTCACAATGAATCTATCTGCATGGGAAGATCATACTTTATTAACCACATCTTAAAAatctcaaaatgtcaaacttcaTATTCCATTGATTGAATAAGAGACATGTCAGTTTGCCAAATTTAAATCAATTTTTGGCCATAATTTTTTTGCACTAAAAATACACAGAACGAGTGTGTCCATATCAATAACAAACAGCTAAACCTCACGTCAGTGCTTTAATCAATCTGCTATTCAGTATCAAAAATGCTTCCATTTGTCAGTTATCagaaataattattaaaaagtaCAGCTTTCAGACCAGCTGTCATAAAAGTGCCTAAGTGGTTTTGTAGGAAcaattgggattttttttcaaaatgtaataaGTACTAATATTTTATCTTGGGTACAATTATTAAATTGAACTTTATACAAGCTGTAATGACATGTGTATGTTTTGTTCCACTAGGAATGTGCACTTTTATTATCcaacttttacattttatagaGTTTGATGTGATGTGTTTTGTATTGCTGTAACATTATTTCAACTATTAAAAGAGCTTGAATATGTAAATGTTTGAATTGCATAGTAACTGATTCAAAAAAGCAATTGAGGATATAGAAATAAACACTTAAAATGTGTTCTCCATGTAGTCCAATCTAATGCAATAGATCCATCAACAGTTTATGCAGAGAGGAATGTAGATGGTCaacaaatgacaacaacaaGCTCAAACAACAGCATATTTTAATTCACTACAGCTTCTATGAACTTTAAGTGCAATGATCTACATATTTCAAACGGCATAAGATGCATTGGGTTAGACTAAAATACAAAACCACTTCGTAATCCTTTAAGGATCATTGATCCGTAGAAGCGAGAACAACATAAGCTAGTGGAGCCTTTTGGTGTTACTAAATAACAGAATGTCTTTCAAATGCATGTTCCCCAATTTAGCTTTTAGTTGCACTGTTCCCACTATACATCTGGCGTACAGTCTCGCAGATGTAGAAATGACAACAAATCTATACTGTCAGTATTTTGTAGCTTTTAGTTAATACTAGTTATAATAGAAGGTTTTAAACCCCATCACATCCATCGTTTCCGACCAATACCACAAGGCGGATATTTGGTGCGATGTAGGTCCACGTTAGTCCCGTAAAAACTGCCTTATCCAGACTCTACTGAACTGCGCCCACCATGTGCCTCTTTCCGGAGGTGGAAGACCGACAGCTGTTTTGTTGTGCGCCCCGTCTCCTCCCGCCTGAGTCATGGGGCCCCTTGCTGTCCTCTCACTTGGGATTCTGCTTTTAACAAGGattagaaataaaatgcttcaCTTTAAAGTGTACTTGTGTGGCACAATTCACTGCAGACAATGAAGGATCAAATACTAAAGTGTCTATAAAAAAGTATCCACCCTCACAAGACTTGTACCACTTGCTGTTATTACAAGTGGAAAAACGCAAGGATAAAGGAGATGGTGCAACAAATATCAAATATCCTTTGAATTGTTGGAAAACGGGAAAACTTACAAGGAGGATAGATACCATTTTATAGGCATCTTATGTGCACTTCAATACCTTTAGTGATACGGTGGCCTGCAGTCTCCCTCATGGCTTGTTAATTGATAAGGCAACATAAGTGTTATCCACACCTGTTGGAAGAAACACATCAACTAGTCACAGCCGACATACAGGATGTCATCTAGAAGTCCCACGTCTGCCTAAATCCGAACAAGCCCTTGTTAGAAAAATGAACTTACAGGTTCTGGTCTCTCGCTCAAGTTCAGTGGGCTTCTTCTCCTTGTTGCACAGCACCTTGGCCACGATGAGAAGAACAATGACAGCTACCACAAATGTCAGGCCGGACACAAGCCAGCTGATCACCATTGGACTCAGTACTGGATCTGGGTCTGAGAATGGGAGGAGGAGTTACATACAGGGTAGGTTATCATATATGGGTATGTGATACAATCGAGGAAAACATGTAGAGGTTTATGTACACAGAGtcttaaatgattaatatgaaTGATTTGAAATTCCATCTAATAGACACTCTGGTAACATAAGTAAAGAATAGCATCCGTACAAACATATCTTGTCTTTATAATATTATCAGTGTCACCTCTGATGGCTATAGGCAGGGGCTGGCTTTCTCTGGAGACAAAGGTGCGCCCCCCCAGCTGGACCCGATACAGGCAGTAGTAGTATCCCTCGTTGGCGCTCTGGGCACTGGGGAAGGTGAAAGTGACCACGGGGGTGAGGGCAGGCAGGGACTGGCGCACTGTGCCGTTGGAGCGGATCAGACGCAGCTGGAAGGAGCCTCCGGGGTACTGCTGCGGGGTGGAGCAGCTGATGTTGAAACTGTGGCCTTTAATGACAGAACCAGCCGGGGCCTCAGCGGACGTGTTGTACCAATGTTGGGGAGTCAGGAGTTCCACTGCGGTCATTCAACAAGGAATTAAAAAGGCGTTATAATATTCGGGGTGAGACAGACGTTTCATCCTGCTAAAAAGAAGTTTTGTACCCAACTTGGGGCtgaacattcaaaataaaatggcaacATTTTGGTAGGCTCTTACACTTAGTTTGGTCATTATTAACCGGTAGGAGCCATAGAAAGCAAACTAGAAAATCAGAACATCAGATGTAAAAATGCCATTACATTGACAATACAAAGAATTGTTttttatgaaaaacaaataaatgaatagaaacGTATTAATGCTAAATCATACGAAAcgtagaaataaaacaaagtacaaCAACGGAGCAGGCgttaaaatacaaatgtgtaACAATAAATATACTAAACTCAAAAGGTCCACTCGGAGCTGTAACCGGCATCTCTTGTGTTATAATAGACAAGACGATGAAGTTATGACTCACCAACAGTGATGTTTATAGAGTTGCTTGGCGGGGAGCTCAGCAGCTGAGAAGGGAAGCCACCCTTGATCCTGTACCCACAACTGTAGCTGCCCTGGTGGAAAGTCTCTATGTCAGACAATGTCAGCTCCACTTTGGTCTGTGTCTGGTCCGCCCTCTGAGTAACCAGCGGTGTAGAAACGCCATGCTTGTAcaggtggaagtcactgaggtggTGACCAAGCAAAACGCTGCAGCCAAAGCGAACGGCCTCGCCAGGAGAGAACACAGTGTGAGGTGACAGCAGCGTGAGGGTGGGCGTTAAAAGGGTACCTGGGTGTAAAGACAGGTAAAAAATGTGGATTAGAGGACAAAATTATTAGGATGTAAAAAAGGGTAGCGAGTAATCTCAAGAGATGCAGTGCCAGTCCAAAGATTGGACATAccttctcattgaatgagaaaatgtattcaaacctttgactggtataAAAGGTGTGATGTCATGTGCTTTCTTTTAAGACAAGAGTTGCAGATTTTGGGGACTCCACAGAAAAGATTTTGAATTAGGATTTAGGATTACCTGAAAATGCATGTAGTATGAATTTGAATTAGACCACATGCATGTCTAGATGCACCCAGATTGCTTTTTGCAAATCAACTCAGAAATCCCTCAACCATCATGGTGGATTAAAGGCCTGAATCGTCACCTGAGCATTTTACCCCTGCGTCCTTCTCATGGGTACAGAGGACGTCGCTGTGAAGGACAACAGCACAGTGTGTCAGGCTGGACTCGTGTCCGGAGCACTGCACATGCCGCAGCGAGATCTCTCCACTGCCCTCCCCAAACGCCGACCCATGAAGGGCAGATTCGGCTAAGCCACAGCCCAGCTCCAGGCACACCACATCCGCCTCCCGCAGGTCCCAGCCATGGTCGCACACGCTCCCCCACTGGTCATGGCGGAGGACCTCCACTCTGCCGGAACACTTGTTCTCCCCATCTACTAATCTGACCCCACCTGTGgatcagagaaaaagaaaaaaaaccttaagaGACGTGTGAAGATGTGGGAAGAGCTGTGACTGCAGCAGGAGAGTGGGAATCCCAGACGTACCAAAAGCAGCTACTCCATCCCACAGAACACCCAACAGGCCTGTGGGGACATTacaaacataaatacaaaattaaaacTTGTCAACAATAGCAGTTCAGCATAATTATTACACTAACTAGTATGATCGAATACAAAAGTGCTGCATTGAAAGCTCATTTCGTCAGTGTGTTCACTTAAACTGCTTTTTTTCAGACGGGTCGATTCTACTTCACCGtcattttacaaatatatatattcctcaCCCCTATAAATTATGCCATGAGTTTAAACAAAATatgacaaaacatttttattttttaaaacttttttacaACATTGTAGCACGCCAACCAAAGTAACGTAAAGTAGCGTAACTACTAAAGTTAACGGTATCGTTAGCTAGCTGCTCCTGGATCAGAGTCAGAGCTTTAGCCGACACACAATCTTAACCTGCCGTCATTACGTCAGCTACCTGGGCTTCGCGTTACCTGTTAAAGGGATATGGAGGAATCTCAGCATGGCTCCCCTCACCCGTCCATCCGACCGCCGGGTCGTAAGGGCGCCCGTCGTCGTGGTGATGGTGCAGGCAGGCGTTGGAAGCTGGGGACCGAACTAAACATtgagttagctaacgttagctcatgTGCTACAAAGGGGGGGGGTCCGGTCCGCTAACTGACGTCGTCGCTAATAGCTAACGGCTAAGTAACTTTAAACAGACCGACTCTGACAGGGCGGGTGTCAAGACATAATCCACAATGGAGCAATGCTATTATTAGTTCATTCTTGTCACCAGAGAAAGCGAGACTTTGACACGATGTAAATAACCATGGTAATGTGATATATGACACTTAACGAGTACTCACCGTTAGGCCGCGATCCTAACGTCAACCATCGGGGAATAGCGGCGCTGAGCTGTGGAGTCGTTCCCCCCCGCGGCAGACAGAGGTCACCACAGCTCGTCCCTTAGCTTCACCTCCGGTGCGCGGTGAAGGAGGGCTTTGTATACTGcacatttactttatttatcgGACAAATAGGTCTATGTTAATTCCTCCCTAACGTCACACGGCGTAAAGGGACACTTAAGTCGTCAAATGTGAGAATAAAAATACTTTGGAATAACTTTGTCAATTTCTGACTTGATTTATGTTTTGTGAACCTGGACAGGTCGTCTTTGATTGTGGCTGTATGTTTTTTCAGCAGCCAGAGGAAGGCtcttatttgaaatgaattacatgcaatataaaataaataaaatccacaACCTCTTTTACtgcaaaaacattcttaaaatcAGGCTTCATCACTGAATCAAGGCAAAGTAATGAATGCGATTAGTTTTCTGTGTATTTACTTCAGGTCTATATTTTTagcatttcatgtttttttttattcttatcaAGGACATAAGGCCTGGTTTTAAAAGTTAGCACAAAAACTGCTTcattagtttagtttttttgttttgcacaatGGCTTGGTTAGGAAACATTTGTTATGACATTTAGTCACCTTTATTTATGAGGAAGTGAAAAAGGAACACGCCTTCCCGTCATCCCTCGTGAGCCTGTTCTACAACGCGGACGAAAAGATCAGAACACATTATTTGCTGAGTCATGTCGGATGTATGAAATAGAGATAGATTTGCACTTTCAGTTCCTTGTTTGAGTCCAAGATCAACCGGAACAGAGCCGCGTCCTCTCAGGCCCTGGCATGGAGAGCTGCAGAAGGCATTGGATATAAAGGAATCCTGCAATAGAAAAGACATCCTGCCAAACCTGCTTCAGTCTAAACGAGAACTGCAACTCGACCGAAGATCAATGCAAAGCCAAGAGGTTTGTGTCATGGAAATCAACAAATCCGAGTTAATACACCTCAACCAAGCCCATCATTTGTGGCAGGACTGGAAAATGATTGACTCATGGTACCTTTGCAACGTGACAGGCCGttgtcagtttaaaaaaaaaaaaaaattgtcaagtTGTGTAAAACTATTTCAAAACTGTGTCTGCTTCAAGtctgtcataaaaaaaaaaagattttactcAAATTATTGTAAAACAAAAGCTCAGTCATAAATCAAACAAAAGTTCCTACAATATTTGGACCTCTTAACAGAACCAGCCCAGAGTCATTTGCCTCTTCTGCATATTTGCAGTGCAGACGCGTCTCTTCCAGTGTGCTTTCATCACGGTTGTGCTAGTTTTGTGTAGTTACAAGAGAATTCAGCAAACCACCCGATTATGTTTCTTGATGCATTTTATTGCGCCATTGGTCAAATAGGCATCCAAGTTGTCATTATTTTCTAAAAAGGTGactttctcccccccacccacaaaGACGGCATACAGATATACGtctgcatgcatgtatgtatgtatgtatattaatgaaaaatattacaatacaattttctgaaaaatatcaaagctcaaaACAAGTGATTTTGAAAAGCAAAACTCAATGATTTGTGGTTGTTACAGTTCAGCGAACAGCACTAATACTAGTACTTAATCTGAGTAACCAAGAGTCAACTTATGCAGTCATGCGTGTTGGTACATTAACCACTGATAAGGGAACAAACAATGACATAAGAGaacaaaatatacaataatTTAGTTAACTTAACACGAACCCTTTAACAAGATGACCTTTTTCGCAGGTGTGGAGTTTTAATTGAAGTACCATGACTTTTTCAGTGGCTTTTGAAAAACTCCTAACAagcctttaataaaataatgtgtataGCTCTTTGGATAACAGTACAACCTGCTTCAGCGCCACCATAAAAGTCTCTGTAGCACCACATAAATAAAATTTATGTACTGCATTTTCAAAAGTCTCTTGCCCATCCCGTTTTGGGTCCCATCCATCGTTTGTCAGGCTCCCAGCGGCTTCTTCACTTTGAATCCCCAAGAAGATGGACAATGAGTTCGTACGTGGAGAGGACGATGGCCGTGTTAGGGATTTGCCTAATTAGCTGTGGAATGAGTCCTCTATAAAAAGCTGCATAGCCTTCTTCCACCGCTATCAACCGTCCTGTCTGGAAGAAATACTTGTACTTGCTGCCTTCTTCACGAAGCCTCGTTCGAATGACCTCtgtggaggaaaacaaacaaaaaaaacaaaaagcacattAGTCACCAAACAAATACTTCTCCCTGTCATTGTGTTGCAAGCGACGAACAATGGCGGTTAGTGTTTACCATGTGGGTAGGCAATGCAGGAAGCACACCCCTTTGAAAAAGCAGCAGCCATCATCAGACCCAGGAAGTCCGATGCTCCCTTCTCCTTTCCGCCATTCGAGGAGGCGAATTGGCTCGCGGCGAGGTGTTTCTTCAGCGTCTCGTAGATGAGGAAGCAGATCATGGTCTCCGAGATGCCAGCGTAAGATGCAGTCAGGCCTCGGTAGAAGCCCCGAATTCCTTCCGTTTTGTGAACATACCGGGCACACTGCAGTGcattcatcttcttctctcctttggctctaaaaaaggagaaagaccAAAAGCCTCATTAATGCCAAAGTCGTACTCGGTGGGGAAGATCAGGGTTGGAAACTATTGGATATTCTAACTGTTAATGGACATCAACCCTTTTAGCCCTTTGAGGAAGTATGTAACACTGGACTTTCCTTCTCGAGTTCAATACCAAGTACAGCTGTTACTGAGTTAACAGATCTGTTCTCAAGTCCTCACATGATACTACTGCCCTGTACTCAGTAATGTAAATATAGACTCTTCTTCTGCACGCAGGTCAGTGCGTCAGCACTGTGTATTCCTGGAGCCGGGTCACACGCTCAGTCTCAAAGACCGCCTAACCCAAGGACACCATCATGGAGGTCTGTTAAAGGTCGTAGTATATGGAGAATTGGACACCTGGGTAGCGCctaaaataaatgatatattttaGCTGGAGGTGTTTAAATTAAACTAAGTGTAACACGTGATAGGTGAAATTGGGAGTGTACACACTTTTTCTCCAGCTGCATTCTGGTCTTGACCATCCAGACGGGGTTCATCAGAGAATTAGTAACAAAAGCTGAGAACAGGGAGGTAAAAGAggcacatttattttcacattgacATACGATTCAATTCATCCCTCAGTGTAACTCATCTTAAAGTTGTAAGAATAGAAGTTTGCGCTTGATTTAAAGGAAGCACAGAGCAAAAGCATCAAtatatgcaagaaaaaaaatcggtttgtttttatacaaaaacaATGGCACGTAGGAAGAATGCTTACACGCATCAGCCAGTGGGTAAGACCATTTTTGCAGAGCCCTGGATTGTATTACAGctattttatgtgtgtgttaggaAGGCCAACATGCTAACTGCTCACCTGCAACACCGGCAGAGGACATGTGCACCACTCCACTATTAGGGACAAACAGCCCATTGAACGTCTCTTTAGCTTTTGAGTACGCAGCAAAGTAAATggctctgaaacacacagaaaaaactgGTGAGAACTCAAGACAGAAGCAGCTGTAAAAGGTGAGAACACCCAGattaaatgaatgcatttcaataggtgaatgtgttttttatgaacAACTGGGCAACTCTGCAAAAGAATCCATTTGGACTTGTGTTGGCCTTTGACAGAGTGCATCCAGAGCAGTCGGTTTCCCCAATGCCTGTTTTTCTCTACTTGGATTCTGGAACAAACCGCCAGTGCACCAGAATGGGCTGAATAAGCAGCGGGCACCACGGGTCCCCACAGAGCTGCCCCGAATGTGAGCCTGTCCAAGTTGGCAAGCGGAATGGAGCGAATGTGGAATCACCGGGCAAAGGATCACATCTCGGCTACTCATTAACCATGAGGAGAGCAGACGTGACCTCTGAACCTTCTCAGTCCAACCGAGGGTCAGAGTCTAAATCAACATTTCCATGGCAAATTCACCACggctttttattttaagtcattGTGTTTAAATTATCATCCACGAGGTAACATGCCAAACAACAAACTATTTGTTGACActacagaaataaacaaaaacggTGGAAATTgaacttaaaaataaaactgcaccATTAATGTATTTTAGTGTCTCAGAATCAAACAAACGTTTGAGCtaatcttttacattgttcaagTTTAATCAAAAACAAGTACAGAGGACTTGTGTTGACGAACGCTGTAGCCAACAAAAACTAAACTGAGTGAAAGAACTCTGTAGACATGACAACAGCTTTCGGTTTATACAAACCAGTTATTGCTTTCAGccaataaagttttaaaatataaacacagcCTTCCGTTTTGTTTTCCTTGGGTCGCCTGTGACAATTAAAACACTCGGAAGTGTCCTGCCACATAAAACAGACTACTGAGAAACCACCACTCGCCTCCCTACGTGACCTTTTTAGCATTTGCTTTGTTCATTGTTTAGGAATAGTTCTTTCAATGGTTGACATCACAAACCTGTACCTCAAACGGCCGGCGTCCTTAACAGAGTTTGGCAAAGTGTcatgacaaaaacacactccCTGGTAAGGAAAAGGTGGAGCGCCTGAGTGCAGTGTTGACACGGATTTAATTGTACCTTGAGGGTGCCACGCCAACGAGATTTGGCCCCAGCCCACGGAAAAGTGATCTTGGTCCCTCTTTTTCGAGTATGGAgctgaaacaacagaaaaatCACAGTCAAAAAGCTAACATTTTAATTTAGATAAATACACGGGATACACAGGTCAAACGTTCTTTACAGGTCACAGTAAAGGTCTGTGTCTGACTATTCCAACCACTTCTATTATGGGAACGAGGATGATTTCCAGCCCCGTTCAACTGAGCTGGTTGAATCAAGTGTGTGAAACCCGGTCCTCTCTGACTTGTCACGTCAGCCATGTCCCtgcaaggttttttttaaaactctttGCAGGGAGTGAACTTCATTAGCCAGATGATATTCAGGTCTGTCTGGGACCGTGcaacggtggggggggggaaatcgtGTTGGGGTTTGTAACTCGTCTCTCACACattccacctctctctctccctccctctcactttATACCCAGACTCCTCCCCtcaaaaacagtttaaaaacaataatgcaAACCTCATTATGGAGTTTTCAATGACTTGGGGAAGGGGTTTCCTGTCCAGAAATAGTTTTacacatgtataaataaatataagccTGTAAATGCAAAGATAATTCACTGATTGCCATGGAAAATGCTATTTTTAACAGCTTAGGAAAATTCAAAAGATTTAAATTTACAGTAAAATGTGGATAATAatgttgggggggggctttaaaacaaaattatataacaatttttaaaagttaacAGCAACAGTCCAAGTCGTGCCCCCGGCCCTCTAAGTGTAATATGACTTAGCACCCTGCATAAAATCTCCCCTCCTTTGTCTTGGCTCCCTGCTTCTAGTTCTTACCAAGCTAAGCAGGGCCACTAGAGGGGTGCTTTCATGGTGCACACGGTTTCGGGCTGCCTGTTAAATACACCCAAGACAAATGTTCAGATCCTCACTGCATGTAAGATTTAAGAAACTAAATTACCTCAAGGAAAAAGCCACTACAACAAACAGCAACATCTTACCGTAGGACCTGCAGGAGCCCTGGAGTAACTGTCCCAGGGCGAATAACTCCGGTTCCGTTGAGGGTGCCCATCTGGACCTGGAAGACGGGTCGGAGGGAGAGGCCGGAGGACTGCAGCCGTGTTTTCAACACTTCCAGGGGGCAGGTCACGATGGCTCCCACCGTGCCGCTACATCTGCAAATCGATAACATATAAAATGAGAAATTAAGATGATGGACTCGCATCATACAAGCAAATACATGTATGTAACCCAAGTAGAGGGGTTATTTTGTTTGCGATACTTGTGTCGGCTTACACTGAGCATAGTGTTCTTTCATCAAAACAAAGCTGAGGAGCTACGGCTGTTTGCAATGAACAAGTGTGGTCAAAGGCCGGTTCCGGGCTCTGCAGTGGAAAAACTTAGTTAGCCCAGCACATCTAGTGCAGAGGGCTTTACGACTAATACGGTCTGATTGCAGTTGGATGGAGTCCATTCCCTGTTTTTGGAGAACATAACTTTTTTCTATTCCAGCTAAAAgaataatgcatttatttacctaCAGTTCAAAGTGGCACAGCCTTTATCAACCATGTCTATATCGTTGTCTGTGACACGCTTAGAACTCTGGAAGGGATCAGACTAAGCCTCTGTACCGGTTGTGCAGGGACAGAGTGAGACATCTCAGCTAAAAGGAACACCTGACCTAATTATCCCCCCCGGATGCGTGGACACCTGTCCACCCGGGCATTCTGATAGTTCACGACACAAAAGGAGTCGTACTCCGCAGTGCACAATGTTCCATGTTGCATAACCTaatttgacaaacaaaaacatgtagaCATTATGACACAAAGCGCTGTTGAA
It encodes:
- the slc25a33 gene encoding solute carrier family 25 member 33, which gives rise to MAQKDTLLNLFAGGCSGTVGAIVTCPLEVLKTRLQSSGLSLRPVFQVQMGTLNGTGVIRPGTVTPGLLQVLRSILEKEGPRSLFRGLGPNLVGVAPSRAIYFAAYSKAKETFNGLFVPNSGVVHMSSAGVAAFVTNSLMNPVWMVKTRMQLEKKAKGEKKMNALQCARYVHKTEGIRGFYRGLTASYAGISETMICFLIYETLKKHLAASQFASSNGGKEKGASDFLGLMMAAAFSKGCASCIAYPHEVIRTRLREEGSKYKYFFQTGRLIAVEEGYAAFYRGLIPQLIRQIPNTAIVLSTYELIVHLLGDSK
- the LOC120828989 gene encoding uncharacterized protein LOC120828989 — its product is MLRFLHIPLTGLLGVLWDGVAAFGGVRLVDGENKCSGRVEVLRHDQWGSVCDHGWDLREADVVCLELGCGLAESALHGSAFGEGSGEISLRHVQCSGHESSLTHCAVVLHSDVLCTHEKDAGVKCSGTLLTPTLTLLSPHTVFSPGEAVRFGCSVLLGHHLSDFHLYKHGVSTPLVTQRADQTQTKVELTLSDIETFHQGSYSCGYRIKGGFPSQLLSSPPSNSINITVVELLTPQHWYNTSAEAPAGSVIKGHSFNISCSTPQQYPGGSFQLRLIRSNGTVRQSLPALTPVVTFTFPSAQSANEGYYYCLYRVQLGGRTFVSRESQPLPIAIRDPDPVLSPMVISWLVSGLTFVVAVIVLLIVAKVLCNKEKKPTELERETRTCVDNTYVALSINKP